The Candidatus Eisenbacteria bacterium DNA segment ACGCACAGCTCAGGAACATAACGTCCAGGCTTGAACGTCACTACAAGGATGTTCAGGATTTCGAGTTCACTATTCAGGAAGGAAAATTGTACCTGCTGCAGACACGGACCGGAAAGAGGACCGGTCTCGCCGCACTGAGGATTGCCGTTGAAATGGTCGAGGAAGGGATCATTACGAAAAGAGACGCTCTAATGAGAGTTGAACCTGAGCAGCTTGAGCAGGTTCTTCACAGAGTATTCGATCGGAAGACCAAAGCGAAATCCAAGGTGATTACGAGGGGCCTCGCTGCGTCTCCCGGAGCCGCTGCGGGAAAAGTTATTTTCACCGCGGATGAGGCATCGGAGCTCGGTTCGAGCGGTGAGAAGGTAATCCTCGTCAGAAATGAAACGGTGCCGGATGATATTCACGGCATGGATGCAGCTCAGGGAATCCTCACTGCGACAGGAGGGATGACGTCCCATGCCGCAGTTGTGGCAAGAGGTATGGGAAAGTGCTGCGTTGCCGGCGCAGGTTCGGTTGTCATTGATGAGAAAAAAGGTATTTTCACGGTTGGCGATACGGTTGTTCGCGAGGGGGACTGGATTTCGATTGATGGAGTGACAGGAGAGGTCATGCTCGGCGAAGTGCCGACAGCAGACTCGGAGGTAATCCAGGTTCTCTCGGGAAGAATGGATGCCGCTGAATCGGAAGTGCATCGCAAGTTCGAAACCTTGATGACCTGGGCTGATGAAGCAAGAAGACTGGGAGTCAGGTCAAACGCGGACATCCCCAGAGATGCCATTGTCGCAAGAAAGCTCGGTGCTGAAGGCATAGGCCTTTGCCGCACTGAACACATGTTTTTTGCGAAGGACAGGCTGCCGCATGTCGTCAGGATGATCATGGCCGCCCCGGAAGCGAAACAGCTTGAACGAAAGGTTGCCGCTATTGAGAAAGAGCTGGAGAGGGCAAAGGGGCCGAAGGCCGGGGAGCTCAGAAAAGAGTTCAGAATTCTGAAGAGCAAGCTTGCAGACGCAAATAAGAAGTACAAAGGCTCCCTTGCGAAGCTTCTCCCGTTTCAGAAAAGAGATTTCAAGGGACTCTTCAAGGCGATGGCAGGATTTCCGGTTACAATACGGACGCTTGATCCTCCGCTTCATGAGTTCCTGCCCAAGAGAGAAGAGCTCCTTCTCGAAATTGAAACTTTGAAGAGGAAGAAGAAGCAGAAACTGCTCAAGGAGAAGGAAGAGCTTCTGAAGAAGGTCAATGAGCTTCACGAGTTCAACCCGATGCTGGGCCACAGAGGATGCCGGTTAGGCATTACGTATCCGGAAATAACAGAGATGCAGGCGCGCGCGATTTTCGAAGCGACTGCTGAACTTACTTCTCAGGGGTATTCCATTACGCCCGAGGTCATGATACCTCTTGTGGGGCACGTTAATGAGCTCAGAGAGCAGAAGACAATAGTGGAGAAGGTAGCCGAGCAGGTCATGAAAAAGACCGGCACTCAATTCAAGTACCTTGTCGGCACAATGATTGAAATTCCGAGGGCAGCAGTGACCGCCGATGAGATTGCGAAGGAAGCGGACTTCTTCTCCTTTGGAACGAACGACCTTACCCAGATGACTTTCGGGTTTTCCCGTGACGACTCGGAGAAATTCGTGAGGGACTATCTTGAAAAGAAGATACTGGCCGATGATCCGTTTGTGACCATTGACACAAAGGGCGTGGGAAAACTTGTCAGAATGGCTGTTGAGAATGGAAGGAGAGCCAGGAAAGATCTGAAGATCGGAATCTGTGGTGAGCACGGCGGAGAGCCCAGGTCCGTCGAGTTCTGTCACCGGTCAAATCTTGACTATGTAAGCTGCTCGCCCTACAGAGTCCCGGTTGCCAGACTTGCCGGCGCACAGGCGGCTCTAAAGGAAGAAACGGGCGAAGTGCTGAAGGACAAGTAGCTCATTCCGGAGCAACTGAAAAGTTGTTTGTAGAAAAATACCTGAGAGAGCTTAGGAAGAGAAGATTTTCTCCGCAAGCTCTCTATTTCTATTTTGTGGACGTTTTCACATTCTCAAGGGAGACCTTGTTTGAAAATAGAACCCTCGCCAGGTCCACTCTGACAACGGGACTCGGGTTCTTCCTTGGTTTCTTTGCCGCGTCAATCATGCTCTCCGTCTTTGTTGATGGAAAAGTGGCGAATGAATTCTTTCTCATTTCCAGCCTTTCGACTCTTCTCGTATTTGCATGGCTCATCCTTCACCTGAGCCTGATTCGCGACATCGCAGGAAGACCGCTTCAGAATTTCAATGCTGCAAATACTCTGAGTCTTCTCAGGCTTCTCCTTGTTCCCGGGCTCTTCATTTTTATTGTCCACGGATACGGGAAGCTGTCTCTTGCAACCTATCTGGTTGCTTCTCTCTCCGATGTCTTTGACGGAATAGTCGCAAGACGATTCGACCAGAGAACAAGACTCGGGCTTATGCTGGATCATCTCGTTGATATCTTCTTCAATTCATTCAGTTTTATTGCTCTTTACATAGCAGGGTTTGTGAATGAAGCCATTGCGCTTCTTGTCATCCTGCGGTACGCTCTTCTTCTCTGCGGCGCTTTCTACATATATGTTTTCCGGGGTCCGGTGCGAATTCAGCCGACGGCCTTTGGAAAATTCTCAGGCCTGATTGTGGCAGTCATGGTCTCGCTTCTTATCCTGACCAAGGACTTCCTCAGCAAACCGTTGGCCGACAGAATACTCGGCCTTCTTGGGATCGGCCTTGTTCTCATCGCTGCGACAAATCTCATCTACGTGGTCATCATGGGGATCTACAATCTTAAGGAAAAACGGATTGAAGAGGTTCAGATCGCCAGAGTGGCCGGCGAGAAGGGTGCTTCCTAGTAATAAGGAGTGCAGGCAAAATGGGATTTGAGATCACATCGAAAGAGAGCCCGCTGTTTCTGGCAGTCGGGCTCATTCTCATTCTGCTTTCCTTTCTTGCCTACAGAAATCTCACACCGCCCCTATCCTCCAGGTGGAAGTGGACTCTCGGGGCGCTCAGGATTCTTGCATTTCTTACGGTAGCCGTCACCCTCATCAGGCCGATCGTAAGCTATGTTCACAAGCCGAAACCGCAAGTTGGAATTCTCCTCGATGTCTCGGAATCAATGTCGCTCCCGACTTCGCCAGGCCCGGAAGCTCCGCAGGATACGAGGCTGGAAATGGCGAGAAAGGTCCTGGGGGAATTGCTCAAAGAGAGTTCCGGCAAAATAGCTCCCAGGGTTTTTTTCTTCGCCGGCGAGACGAGCGAAGTGGCGTCCTTTGAGAAAGCAAAGGTCGAATCGATGAAAGTGTTGACCGCACGGACATCGATAGCCAGGGCTCTTGAGAAAGTCTCAAAAGAGATGTGGGATGCATCCTCGTTCGTCATTCTCGGTGATGGAGTTGACAATGGCGACATCGATCCGCTCGAGGCGGCCCGAAAAATGGGAGTTCCAGTCCACGTTATGGATCCCGGCGGACAGGGAGAGCTGGCCGATGCTGAAGTCTCGGAGGTAAGGTCGAGTCCGGAAGCATTCCTTGGGGCAAAGATTGAAATTGCTTCAACCATACGTGCAACCGGTCTCCACGGCCGGGAAGCTACAGTCTTACTGAGCGAAGGAGGGCGCGTCTTATCTTCGAAGAAGATCATGCTCCCCGACAGCTTCCGGGAGGAAGAGGTTAAATTTGAGACGGTTCCTCAAGAGCCAGGCATTCATTTCTTCCAGATTGAGATACCGAAACTCAGCGGAGAGTTTGTCGTCGCCAACAACAAGAAGGCGTTTGCCGTGGACGTCCTGAAGGAGAGCACCCGCCTTCTCTACTGCGAGGGTAAGCTCTCCTGGGATTTCACTTTCTTAAAGAGGAATCTTGAGAAGGAGAAAGGGCTTTCAACAGTATTTCTTGTTCTGGAAAGGGATGGGAAATGGAGGTGCTACGGAGAGAGACCGGTTTTTGCATTTCCGAAAACCGCGGCTGAACTCAAGGAGTTCGATGTTCTGATACTCGGTGACCTGCCTGTGGACGAAATCCGCAGGGAGGAAGATAAGGTCCTTGATTTTCTTAAGGAAGGGAAGGGTGTACTCGTGCTTGGAGGCAGGGATCCCTCGGGTGTTCAGAGATTTCAGCATACGAAGCTTCTGGATGCTCTTCCCGTCTTACTGCGCCGGGGACCGCTGAGCTTTCCGGAACAGTACGTAAACCCCAAGCTTACGGACAAGGGGAAATCCCACTTGGTTACGGCAATCGGTGAGAACACCGAGGACACGCAGACTCTCTGGCAGGATTTGCCGCCCATAGTTTCACCTGCCGGGTCTGTGTTTCCGAAGGAAGGATCAGAGGTTCTTGTCGAAGGGCAAATACCCGGGTTTCCGCTGATCATTGCCGGAAGATACGGACTCGGAAGAATCCTTGTCATAAACGCAAATTCCATCTGGAGATGGGACCTTCTCGCCGGTGACCTTTCCGGAACAAATGTTGTCTTTACAAGGCTTGTGAGTGACGCCGTGCAGTGGCTTTCTGAAAAAGAAGCAGGGAAGAAGTTGAATATCAAACCTGAGAAAGATGTCTATGGACGAGGAGAAGAGATCACATTCTCCGGCTGGCTGAAGGATATAGACTATCGGCCAATAAAAGATGCGAACATCAAGGTATCTGTCGGCAGGAAGACCCTTGTGCTCAACCCGGATGAAGAGGCAGGAAGCTATTCGCGGACTGTAGAACTCCCTCCCGGAAGGTACAGCTATGAGATTCTTGCCGCGAGGGGCAATGAGGAACTGGCGAGAGACAAAGGGGAACTCCTGGTTGAGGATACTGGAGCTGAGATGAGAAGACTCGGGACTGGCGCCGATCTTCTCAGAAGAATCAGTGAGGTTACGGGCGGGAAGTTCTTTACGCAAGACAAAACACTGGAGCTCGCCCGGGAAATCGTGAAATCCGCTCGCCTCTCCTATGAACGCCGCGAGTTCGATGTCTGGAGAAGTCCCGCTCCTTTCATTCTCCTTCTTCTTTTCCTCGGGCTGGAGTGGACGATAAGAAGAAGATTCGGGCTGCCGTAACCTAAAGGCGTGCCGACTTCGTTTACGTCATGCGGCATATAGTATCTTCCCTTCTGTGAGGGCAGGATGAATTACCATACCTTGATTGTTTCCGAATTGTCTGATGTCGTCTTCGGTAACAACAACCACATCAACTGCAAAACCTAGTCCAATCAGGTTCCTGTAAATCTTTTGTGCAGTTTTGCGGCGATGAGTACCGGAGGGAACTATGACAAGTATGTCGATGTCGCTGTTCTCATGCATTTCTCCGCGAGAGGCGGAACCGAAGAACATCACCTTCGTCGGTTTCACGACAGACAATATGCGTTGAACCGTCTCCTTCAGAATGCTTTCAAGCTGCAATTCT contains these protein-coding regions:
- the ppdK gene encoding pyruvate, phosphate dikinase; amino-acid sequence: MKVVGTKLVYFFGELNVGDPGALRELLGGKGAGLTDMTAAGIPVPPGYTITTEVCRVFYENNGVLPEEFVHEEEENLRRLEEVMGKKLGDRNDPLLVSVRSGAKFSMPGMMDTVLNLGLNDGSVEGLARKVGSRRFAYDCYRRLIQMFGNVVLGIQKNVFEHEINAVKKAKRLKLDTELTTDDLVRLVDRFKAIVRRESGKEFPQDPREQLALARGAVFRSWMNERAVYYRKQNDIPDDIGTAVNVQAMVFGNTGEESATGVGFTRDPATGENTFYGEYLTNAQGEDVVSGVRTPKPISELKREMPEAYAQLRNITSRLERHYKDVQDFEFTIQEGKLYLLQTRTGKRTGLAALRIAVEMVEEGIITKRDALMRVEPEQLEQVLHRVFDRKTKAKSKVITRGLAASPGAAAGKVIFTADEASELGSSGEKVILVRNETVPDDIHGMDAAQGILTATGGMTSHAAVVARGMGKCCVAGAGSVVIDEKKGIFTVGDTVVREGDWISIDGVTGEVMLGEVPTADSEVIQVLSGRMDAAESEVHRKFETLMTWADEARRLGVRSNADIPRDAIVARKLGAEGIGLCRTEHMFFAKDRLPHVVRMIMAAPEAKQLERKVAAIEKELERAKGPKAGELRKEFRILKSKLADANKKYKGSLAKLLPFQKRDFKGLFKAMAGFPVTIRTLDPPLHEFLPKREELLLEIETLKRKKKQKLLKEKEELLKKVNELHEFNPMLGHRGCRLGITYPEITEMQARAIFEATAELTSQGYSITPEVMIPLVGHVNELREQKTIVEKVAEQVMKKTGTQFKYLVGTMIEIPRAAVTADEIAKEADFFSFGTNDLTQMTFGFSRDDSEKFVRDYLEKKILADDPFVTIDTKGVGKLVRMAVENGRRARKDLKIGICGEHGGEPRSVEFCHRSNLDYVSCSPYRVPVARLAGAQAALKEETGEVLKDK
- a CDS encoding nucleotidyltransferase domain-containing protein translates to MTELQLESILKETVQRILSVVKPTKVMFFGSASRGEMHENSDIDILVIVPSGTHRRKTAQKIYRNLIGLGFAVDVVVVTEDDIRQFGNNQGMVIHPALTEGKILYAA
- a CDS encoding CDP-alcohol phosphatidyltransferase family protein; amino-acid sequence: MFVEKYLRELRKRRFSPQALYFYFVDVFTFSRETLFENRTLARSTLTTGLGFFLGFFAASIMLSVFVDGKVANEFFLISSLSTLLVFAWLILHLSLIRDIAGRPLQNFNAANTLSLLRLLLVPGLFIFIVHGYGKLSLATYLVASLSDVFDGIVARRFDQRTRLGLMLDHLVDIFFNSFSFIALYIAGFVNEAIALLVILRYALLLCGAFYIYVFRGPVRIQPTAFGKFSGLIVAVMVSLLILTKDFLSKPLADRILGLLGIGLVLIAATNLIYVVIMGIYNLKEKRIEEVQIARVAGEKGAS